TTTCTATAACGAACCTCCTTCATAGCACGCCAATCGCACCTTGGTTTGGCTTGAGAGCCCTCTTCTGTTCTGCCTTGTAGTCTGGTATAGCTTCATAGAATGCGGGGGCATGGCGCGGTCTATGGCTGTCAGTTGCGGTATTGCAGGGATGCGCTTGAAAGCGTGGCTTCGCGCAGCCTGTGCCGATGGGTAGAAAAAGGAGCGTACGTCCGACGCCACCTCGAGTATAGGTATGTACATATGGGTGCGCCCGTGGCCTTTCGTGCCTTATGCATCGCTCAGAGGAAGTAATGACGTATTTCACATCAcagtgacacacacacacgcgcgcatgcatCACAGAGCACCGCCTGCTCTCGGCGCAGCCCTACCTCTCTTGGACCAACAGCAGTTTCAACGTGTGTGCGAGTAGAACGCGTTTGTGGAAGGCAATCGTGTAAAAGGAGAGGCTGCTCCCACAGCGAATACACCTCTGCTATGGTATGAGGTACGGTAACGTCGCCGTGGCTTGCAGTAGAAacttgtgtgcgtgcagcaggcgctgctaGAACCGTGAAGTGGAAGGCTTGGGCGGTGCGACGGTGTTACCGACGGTGTTtgtcctctttttttccatGTCCTCTGTACTGTTCTTTCCTTGCTTTTTGTAGCGGCTGCCTGCGGCgatacgcacgcacaccatcAGACATGCTAATGAGCGAAGAGCGCAAGTGCTGTTTACGCAGCGGTGTTCTAAGTTGCAGTGTACAGACACATGAACACGCGCAACAAGTCGCGAAGTGGAGAGCAAACCAGGTGTTGGTCGTGTACTCTCCCTGACATCTGCGATGAAAGGCGTCGATGCGTGGAGTCTGAGGCGTctgaaaagaaaaagcatGTGCATCTCGTGCGCTGTGGTCCGTCATGGGCATGcggcgccccctccctccctcttcttcctcctgtGGCTGCGTGAGAAgggtgtgtggggagaggggtgggttGCTCGTGTAACATTTTTTTATGGTgactgcctcctcctctttttttcatgtctcgttttttttttgacgTCGGCCGGCATGTCTTTACCCGCATACCGACACCCACATTCAGCTGCCCTGTTCATCATCGCTGCctcgccacctccaccgctaCTTGACCACGTCACAGTAGCCTGATTACAGTCGACAAGGTAGAGTTTCCTTCCGCAAGCTCCTGTCCTTTTCATCGCTCAAAGAGGACAATCACAACGTCACCCGCGTGTCTCTACATCACTCCCTGGCACGTGAGAGGTAATTCTCAGAGATACGGTGTTGGTTCGCCATGCAGCCTGCTCAAAGTCCTCCAGTAGCCCCGCCCTCGGTACCGGCCGCGGCGCCCAAGAAGACCCCGATTGATATATCTGCGCTAAAGCTCAAGATGTCGCCCAGTGTTCGAGCAACcctggctgctgctggtgtgcttGCGCAGTGCCCTCGGTCGATTGAGGCAGCTGACGAGGATGCGCTGCTTAAGCTGAAGCCAATGAAGACAATGGTGCCCCCCGTCAAGAAAGTTGTGGCGCCTGTTGCAACGACGGCTCCGCCGCCGAAGGTGCGCCGTGTCGAGAGCAGCTCCACCTCATCGTCCGACAGCTCGTCTTCGTCCTCCAATGACGACTCCAGCAGTGACGGCAGCTCCGACTCGGACTCTTCGTCCTACTCCTCCGACGatcgctcctcctcgtcggctGAGTCGGTGGTATCAGGGGAGGCAACGCTCTTCCACATTGCACAGTCTCAAGGCCTGGTGAACAGGGAGATCCTGACacaggaagaggaggaagtcCCCACGCTGGTGCCTCCGCGTCCTCCGGTGGTGCGATCCTTCCCCAATGACATTGGCAAGGCTCTGGTGCGTTACCGGGAACGACTCAACCGCGAGGAGAACATCATTCGCATTAAGGATGACAACAAGGCTGTGTCGCTCGGCACCAGTAAAATCAACTACATCGACCCCCGCATCATCTGCTCGTGGGCAAAGGCGCAAGACGTGCCGATCAACAAGATCTTCTCTGCAACCATTCAGAAGAAGTTCCCGTGGGCTATGAACGCCGAGAACTTCGATTTTTGAGCGAGGTCGGCGCGACCAGATCTCCGTAGAACGATGATCTCGACGGCAGCGTTCCGCGTGTAACTTTAATTTACATGcagccgccctccccccaccaccaccgctctcGTTTCTACGCTGCGGCTTCTcattcccctcccccccccccacacacgcacacactcacacacatgcgcctACTGTCTCCGCGTTGTCGtgcgccctcctccctccgcgCTGACTGCAGAAGTGCGGCAAACaagagggcgagagcgagTGCGAAGCTCGGGAAGGGAACGGGGGTGTTGTCGCCATTTGTGGAGGTGCTCTATAGTGTGCTGGTGGAACGGCGTCTGAGCAgccagcggtggtgcgccgaGCTAAGAAAGACCTCCAGCCCCTCTTGCTAgagacggtggcggaggctGAAGAGAAAACTGAGACAGCGCACGATGTGCCATGATGTAGGCACGAGTTTGTTTGGAAGGCGCTCAACGTGTTCCTAGGAGAGCGTCTGCTTTACCGTGTTCCCCTCGCATGACCTCCACTCGAGTCCTCCTCGTTCGcctttgctctctctctgacaAGGGCGTGGATGGCgtcagcggctgcgccgcagccctGTTAAGATGACGGGGAAGTCGAGCGTAGGCGAAGCTGGAAACGAGCAACATAAAAAAGAGAGCTTAGAATGGAaagtgcgctgctgccgtcctACATGGATTCATTCGACAGCCCACCAGCCGTCCACATCGCCTGTGTCACCTTCGCGTGCCTGCATGCCGATGTGCCCGAGTACACGGGCACAGAAAACGACTCTGCGAAACGGTTGACGGGGCCGTGCGTTGCGCGTCCGTTTCTCTGTCGCGCGTGTCGCCTAAGATTCTCTCCTCATTCCCTCTACTTGACAACCCCACCAACAAAGGCGAACTGAGACGCCATCAGGGCAACACGTGACAGAAATTGAGGCCATGATGGAGCCGGCTAGAAACGCAGAGTACGGCCAGCAGGAATACTGGGACCGGCGCtacacggaggaggagcactATGATTGGTTCCCCTCCGTGTACCCCATGTGTGTCGCGGCGGCCTTTGAGGCCATTGAGGCTGTCTATAGTGTGCAGCGCGGTGCAGGGACATTCGATGGCACGCTGAAGGTGTTGCATCTTGGTACTGGTAACTCAATCCTCTGCGCCGACATCCGCGCCACCTACGAGGCAAAATATCCGACGGAAGACTCAAGGCCCTACCGACTCGTGCAGATAGCCACCGACTACTCTGCTGTGGCCATCGATCGTATGAAGGCCAAGTACGGTCCAGCCCATCCGCTGGAAAACGTACACTGGGTAGTTGCCGATGTCCGCGATCTCagtcgcgtgcgtgcgcagtTTGGTCCTTTCTTCGACGTGGTGCTGGACAAGGGCACCATggacgcgctgcaggcagACAAAGCGAACCAGAATATGGAAGACGACATTGAACGGATGCTCTGCGAGGTGAGTAGGTGCGTCGAGGGCGGTGTTGGCACGCGCGTGTATCGTGTGTTTGTGCAGATCACGTGGGAAGTTCCTTACTTGCGCCTTTACTACACCACGAAGAATGCCGCGCACACCTTCGCCTGGGGCACCGATGTCACCTACCGCTTTCTGGGTGAGAGTGACATGTACAGGGTGTACACGTACGAGGTGTCACCGCCCTCTTCCGAGTAGACCCTCctgggggaggaagagaggaagcgacgcgcggcgcagcggtgtaACGCTCATCGCCGCCAAAAgatccccccccctcccgcgccTTCTTTCACTCTTGTCGGCGGTTGCCAGTGATGCGCACATCTTGCAACCCCCAAGGCGTGTTACTCTGACGGTGCCGATTCGACACAcaagcagagggaggggggctgggagacacgcaagcacgcacatCGACAAAGAGCGGAGGAGTGCCGAACTGAGCGAACACCGGAGCCGCTCGCAGTGTTGTCTGCTCGGTGTACAAGTCGTTGGTGGTACTCCCATAAAGGCGTGTTTGTCTACGACTACACGACGGTCGAACAGGATGCAGTGGGGGAAAGGCCTTTTGGCCCCTGTCTTTGGTTTTCTTCCTGTTGAAGAGCGTCCGCGTGCCTTGAGGAGCTCATGCCGCTAAGCAAATGTAGGAGAACTCTGCTCGCTCGGCATTTTCGGAGCGGAGGGGGTAGGGCCCGCCAtagtccctcccccctccctccctatccATCTTCCGCACTCCACCCTGCCGCTACAACAGCCATCGCAGTGCCGTTGTCATCGCAGCCCCAGCCATCTGCGtttctgtctctgtgtgtgtgttcaatctctttcctccgcctcccctcctccaactTGGacgccgccccgccccctcgcttccctccctccaaaCACCCTTCCCATAAGTCATGCGGCGTTGTTTGACCCCAGCCGGTGCGTGGGTGTCCACGTGGAGGAGGGTGACGACCGTGTCGCGTGCCGCTGGCTACAACCCTAGTCACCGTCCACCTTTGACGGAGACCGACGCGAACAAGACGACGTCGGGGGCGTCGACCACCGCACCGGTCGCGCCGACCTCTGAAGACTACCGCGCCCTGCTGCTGGATCTCTTGCTGTACCGTCGTGAGACGTTGACTCCAGTCGTTGAAGCCCTACGCCTCGAGAGAGACGAGGTGGAAAAAAGGATGGAGCAGCTcgacacgcacgtgcgcgagCTCACCTCCATTCGCGATGAGCTTCGGCAACTAGCCGAGACGATGCTGGACGCGGAGCGCACGCGCTTACACAACTTTGTCATGGACCCCACCAACCCTCCTGCCGCGGAGAGCACCACGGCGGCACAAGCCGCAGCAGAGAGTGGAGAGGTTGAAGAAATTGTGCTGTAGCTGCAGCAGAACGGCGGAGCGCCGGTCGAAGAAAAAAGCAAAAGTACGAGGCAAACAGCGCGGACACACAAAGCGAGCATGTTTGCGTGCCAGTGGCAAACAAGGGGCGGTCTGGCAAGGTGTTcgtgccgctcctcctcctcctcaacGGGTCGTCTGCTCGCATTGTTCTGAAGAAACAAACTTTGTGTGTTggtgagaggaagagggaaaagggCAAACACAGCTGCGAGCCGCAGCATGCAGTGAAACGCTGCAAAGCTCacctcactctctctcctcccgtTCGTGTCAAGCTCCCAATGAGTACTttcgcctcttcttctcccaTCCCACTATCTCCGTCTCACGTCTTAGTCAACCCTGCAACTTCTCAGCGACACTCCCATAGgcccccccaccaccaccaccactcatATCCCCTTCGTCATTCACAAAAGGAGCAGTGCGTGCCGTGCGGGGGCAGTGCCGCACACATCCTTTACCATCCCACTCACTCCCCTGTCGTCATAGCACACCAGCGACAACCTCATCGTTTCACTTTTGAGACAGACGACGCCCCCGCAAGAGACGGTCTCGGCTCGAATACCGCGTGTCTGTCTCCCTTTACTTTATtgccgtccccctcctccactgcaCAGAGGAAGGATGGGGCCAGAGGTGCCGACTTGGATAATCTGAGCGTACGTAACATTTGGCATTGTGTTCTGCACGGGTCTCGCTGTACTGTGCTTTTTAATTCACGCCCTTGTCGTCAGGCGGCACCCATCACCACTGAAGGCAGCCAGGCGCTGCAGTCGGTCCACAGCTCCACGAGTGAGACGGACGCGTCTCTCTGCTACATCGCTGCCTAAGCTCATATTAATCGTTAATATCCTTTTCTCTGCTGTATTTGTGGAGGGAGCACATCCGGTTTGGCGTGTTGCGGTGGCTGTGGTGCGCACCAACGCGAGCTGAGGCGCTTAAGTAGAGCTGGCATGGAAAgccggcaccggcgcacgtgcgcacacaatACTCACATGCGCTGTTACTTACTCTGAAACTGAGACTACCTCTCTCGACTGCTCTCGGCACCGATGCCGAGCCCTACTCATGTTGTTGCGTACTCGATGCAGCGACGCGTGGCACCGCCGTACCGCTCCCTGCGAGGTCGTTCCATTGGCGCAATGGTGATGGACAGCTTTCCGGTGCAGCTCCGCATGTACGTTGCCAGCTCGTCCCCCACGGCTTCCGCCGGAGGCTCGTCTTCGCATTTTGCCTCGGCCAGGCTCTTCActgacgccgctgcatcgctgtCACCCATGGCGGATGGTGCATCGtccgcaccgccgtctccaTTTGAGGTGCATCAAGTAATCGcacgcgcggcgcagcggggcCAGTGGGAACACGCCATTTGTCTTCTTGTAGGCTCCCTGCACAGTCACTGTGTTCCTCTCGCAGAAACGTACCAGCTGACTCTCCTGGCGGCACTTCGCGGCGGAGGATGGCAGGCCAGCGTGCAACTCACGAAGCGAGTGGCGACCAGCAGTCTCTCGACAACAGCCCTCTACCACGCGGCAGCGGACCTGCTGCTCGCCAAACCGACATTTGACTTGGAGACGTTGGGCAAGTCCCTTGATCGGGTAGTGCTGGAGGAACTTGTACCACTCATGCTGGCCGACGCCACGCAGCACGTGGTGTGGCGTCCGCGACACCGTGAGGCGGCACTGCGAGCCCTTGGGAAGGCAGAGGAACACCAGAAGATGTCGGCCTTGTTTCGTCGATGGACAGCCGCTACGGCTCTTTGCGGTGGTGTTTCACAACTCCGgtgcagcgaggaggaggccacTCTGTTCATGGCGGCGTTCGGCGTCACCGGAGACTGGCGCTCTGCGGAAACACTGCGGGCAAGCCTCTCCCAGGTGTCCGCCCCACTTCTCGTCAGCTATGTGCGCGCATTcaccgtggcggtgcagcacgctAAAACGTCAAGCCGAGCAGAGCCACAGCAGATTGTTCCGTGGGAGATGGCTTTAGACATTGCTGCCGCGGGCAGGCAGGAAGCGCCAGTGCTGGAGGCCGTGACGGAGCTGTTGAGTGCGGCACGTCACGCCGCAGTCCCCGCTGACGGGgctcggtggtggtgggcggcCAGCACTTCCACACACGCGAAATTGGCAGAGCTGCGCAGGCGTGTGGCAATCTCCGCgcgtgaggcggcgcagtTGCTGGTGGAGTGCCATGTGACGACCGCGCAGGTTAGGAGCTTGCTAGAtgccgtgcgcgtgtccgGGGTGCTGAgttcagcagcggcagaggcttCTCCGTACTATGAGGGATGGGTGAATGTGGTGCTGGTTCTGAGCCAGTACTGCCCACACGCGTTGGTATCCGTTGACGGGTGCGCCGACGGGCtcgtgccactgctgccgcatACCCTCGGTTTGTGGCGACAGGTGGCGCAGAGTGCCGCCGGCGGAGATGTCGCGAAGCCTGCCAGTGTCGCGTGGTACGTTGTCTACACGTCATCCGTGTTGCATTATCTGCGTCACGCTTCCctgcagccggcgcagctggcgaaGGCTGAGAGCACACTGAGTGCCGCGCTGGCGCGACagttgcgctgcgccagccaTCATCCCATACACGGGGCTCTTCTCACCGGCTTTGCAGGCAAGCCCGGTGCGCTGTTTATTTTTCTCCGCACTGTCAGCGCGCACATCAGCGTGCCGTCGGCAGAGCACTGCGTCACGCTGGTGATGCGCGGCGAGGCCGCGAGCATTGATGAGATGGTGGACGAGCGGTTGCTCAGCTTTCTGGAGCCTCTCGACGCGCTGGGAACACCTGAGGAGCTATGCGAAGCtgtgtgcgctgccggcgaggctgctctgctctcctccccgccctcctACTCCTCTACCCAGTTTGTGTGCCTCGCTGTGTGGTACACCTGTCACCAGCTGCGACGTGGTGTTTCCCTGGTTGCGCTGCGGCCTGCGCTCCGCCGCACTGTTTCGCTTGTTGAGCGACTTCCAGGTTCCGCGGAGGCGTTGACGCTGCTGAGCGCCCAACTGCAGTGGTGTTGGGGTGCTTCattggaggcgctgcgggagcaGGCCGTCCCCGTCTTGTTGAGGCGTGAGGAGTGGGATGTGCTTGCTCGGCTGCTCGAGCGCTTCCCTCAGCCACTGTCAACGCGGGAGCAGCACAttctgcagcgctgcaagaACGGCGCCAAagtgacggcgctgcagaaTCTCGTTACGGCTCATCGCGCGACAGCCGCATGGGAGTACTGGCAGGGCGAGCTGCGCGGTGCCGCTCGAGAAGCGCCTCTGCCCACGTCCCTGCGCGACagcctcgtctctctcctgttGGCCCACGGACTcgtgacggaggcgcacgcggtgCTGGCTGTCAGTCGTGCATCGGAGGTCCGTGTGTCGCACACAACGTGGTCTCGCACCGGGCTGCGCGTCTACGACTATGCGAGACGGTGGCGTCGTTGCGAGCAGGGgatgcagctggcggagTTGTGGGACGTGGCCGCACtagggggggaagaggaggcagatGGTGACGGCAGTGAGGTCCGCAGACGCGAGATAACGGTGATCCTTGCTCTCTACGCTGGTTTGGCCCTGGAACACACCCACCGAGCAGCGGACGCAAGTCAAGTGATTGCGGCCGCAGTCGACTATGTTCTCCGATACGACGAGGCGCATCACCACCGTGGCACACAGCCCCCACTCGATTTCGCAACACTGCACAGGACGGATGCTCAACTCGCGGCGCGCCTTCCCGATTACGTCCaatgcgccgcaccgcgccTCATCTGTGCCGCACTCAACTGCAGCGGCGAGTCATCACGGCAGCCGGCAACGAGAGCCGCTTGCTCGGGCGttgacagcggtggcgtttcagaggcgctgcgcatcgtAGCGtatctcctccccctcacctcAACGAGTGGagcagcggtgatggcgTGGTCagagacggtgctgcggcttcaCACTGTGGCCAGCGCCTGTGCCGTAGAGGCCATGCCGGCAGTGGCGACATTGGGGCAAAGGCTGCTGTaccaggcggcggcgcaaaaCGTCACGGTGGCGCCGTCATTTCTACGCCTCGTGCTCGCTACAGGGCCGCTCTCCACAAGGCTCcttgcagcggtgcggcagtGTCTCCTCCTGAGACTTGGCAATGCACCGACTGGGCCGTCTAGCACAGATGTTGCGGCCACTGCCGTGCAGGTGGCGGTTTCGCTCGCCGACTCTGGCAACCACTCTGCAGCACTGGAGTGGGTGGAGGAGTTTGAGCTATGGCaaaggggagaggcagcgggAAAGGAGGGTACAGCGCCAGACCAGCAGACGGTGGTGGACATGGCAACTCAGCTGTCGTGGCTGCAGGCCGCCCAAGGAGCcgcacagcggcgcgtcgATCAGCGCGCTGCCCTTTGTCAGCATCGCCGCAAGGCGCAGGCTGCCGCCAGCCAGGGcagcgtggcgtcggagctCTACGCATGGGATGCTCTCGATCGCCTCATCGACTGTGATGcgtgggaggaggcgctggacgcCTTCCTGCAGGTGGTGGCCGCCCCAACTGACGTGAAAAGCCTCTTCTCTAAAGAGTCGATGGAGCTGatggagctgcgcgacgcgtACCTCTCCGCGGATGTGCTAAACTCCGTCATGCTATGCGTCGCCCGTTGTGCACCGTGGCGAACCACAGTGCAGGCGTGGATGCTGCTGGCCAGTCAAGTCCCCCTTCTTCCTTGGAatgcttgcgctgctgctctgacCCCAAGCATACACGAGTTGCTGAGAGTGATGGCGCGTCAATGTGCGCTGCCTCACGAGGTTGGCACCGTTGTGATGtggatggcggcgcagctggactTGCCAAGGTCTGCAACGTCTCCCCTTTGTGCTCTTTTCGCTGACTGTATCGGCGCCTCATCGTCTACCGGTGCCGGGTACGCGTggacagcggcagaggcacaACTTTGCGCCGAGATcattgcgcagctgcgacgaTTGTGTGGTGAGAAGCGCGTGGAGGAAGCCGGACGCGCTATCGCGGAGGCTCAGGCAGTCCTTTTCCCGCCTTCCCTCTACACGCCAGCGCCCCACAGCGAGGAGGGCACAGTgccgtcggcagcgtcgtgGCTGCCACCTGGTCGCCCCCCGCTGTCGGTGAAGGAGCTCGACACGCTGGCTGTTGTGGCCCCGCTACTGCTCCTCGCTTCAACGCCGCAGCTGGAGTCTCTCGCACAGCAACATCTGGGCGGCACGTTTCAGGGGCATGAGCTTAAAGCCCTCCTTTACCTCTACCGAGAAGAActcctgcagcgcgtcgccgccgtgcgtgAGCCTGACGCGGCGCTCGTGCAATACCTCGCGCAAAATGCAACCCTGcgcgtgcttctctctcagTGCGTGGAAGTGAAGCCAGCAATGCATCCcacgccgcgcgcgcgcgacagGGCTGCGGCGGAGTGGATGGCCCAGCACGTCTTTGACGGCTTCTTGCCGTTGAGCACGGCAGAGGAGCTCTGGAGGGCGTGTGAAGAACCTGCGAAGAAGCTGGCAGAGTGTCGGTGGTCCGCCGTGGCAGAGGCAGAGCTGTGCGAGGAATTGTTGCGGCGCCACGGCAGGCCGCCGGAGAAGCtgagcaccgcaccgcacTTGACACGGCAGGCAATCTCCCACTACTGGAGCTGCTTCCATCGCGTTCTCCTGCCTGAGATGCATTTTGGCCCGCTGGAGCTGTGCTGCCTCGCCTCCTACGCTCCGGCCCTTGCCGAGGCGCGGGCGGCGTGCCCGGACATGACGCAGCCGGCCTACGCCAATGCCGTTGCCGAGCTCGCCAATCACGCATACAAGTCACACTTTTGCCCCAGCCGTGTACCGGTCGAGGACACCCTCAGCTACCTACGTCGCCCTcactgcgcagccgcagtcgcagcagTCATGACAAGCGCCTTCAAGAAGCTCAAAgtgctgcacacgcagctCTCCGACGtccgcagcgcggcggcgcgcggctACCGGCTACCGTTTCCCTGGAAGACAGTgcctgtcgctgctgtgaaGCTTCCACCGGAGCTGGATCGGCAGTGCCTCGCCGATGCCGCCCGGCGCATTGCCCATGACGCGGCTCCTGTAACAAAAGCAGCTCCCGTACGCGCgtcccacacacgcatcgcatcaccgctgctgcgccgatGGACGCAGTGGGCGACGGGGATGGCGTGTGCCAGCTCGCCCAAGTCATTACCGCAGGCGGCCTCACTACTACTTGTGGAGTGGACGAAGGAAGCGCTTCATTCGGGCTGCGACCTCCCTCGCGCAGATCAAGGTCTCAGCGCCGCCCTTACAGCTGCTGGCGATAATGGCACTAAGGTGTGCGCGTTGTGGCGGGAAATGGCGCGAGCAGGAAAGCGTGAACTGCAGCTACAGCGGTGCCGTGACCTTAGTGTGGCGTGGCAGCTTCTCGCAGGTGCGAAGGTGTGGCGCTTCATGGACCCCGGGCACGtgatggtgctgcgccggcttGTGTGTCCCTCCAACTCCAAAGTTACGGCGTTGCCTTCCAAGCGCGACGCGGCCAGGCACCACCGCAAGACGTCGCAGCGAAGGGAAGAAAGGGGATGAGCGTAACCCTGTCCTGCCCATGCACCTGCATGCGTGTATGAGAgaagtgggggagggggaggggggagtacagcgcgcagggcggcgccgtgtgtgcgcgtgggccgctcctccttttttctcttgaTGGTAAGGAGGGGCCCGGATGACGTCAGGGGGCACCTCAGAGAGTGGTGTCGCAGAGTCTAGTGCCCACTCTGCGGGCAAGTCAAGcagctcccccccccccactaACCCCTGCCAAGTGCACAACCGCTTTTGGTGATGACAGGGTCAAGTGCCCACGACGCGCGGGAGGTCACGGCGACGGACCGCTCCCGATGTCGGTGGTcaggtcgtggatggcgtggtgTCGGAGCGACCGGCGACAGTGCGCACGCTGGTACCATCCATATAGCAGGCGAGGTGCCaacgtgactcgagcgtatcccacttggccctcgcactgcctactggtggGTGGGCCTgagccaccccgaggggggATCCACCAGCTGGTGACCGGGAtggtgggggagcggctgtgcggcgatATCTGCGGAGAGGCGGGCGGGTAGAGGCtgagggcggggggagggcgtgctCTCAGCTGACGGAGTCTGTGCTTTGGTGCACCGCGTGTGTagcgcggctgcctcgcaccacgcgacggggcctgtggcagAATCCCGGGGGGAGGCGTCGAGGGGCGCTTGGCCCACGTTGGGACCGCAGAGAAGCGGACACGTTTGGAGAGGGAAAACGATGAAGAATGTGGAGTGGGGCAAGTGCTCATAGGGCGACGCCCTCCTACCCGCAGACGGACATgcaggcgtgcgcacgcgttgACATGAAACCCCTCCATCAACCACATTTGTTTACGGGTTGTGCACGGCGCGCCTTTGCCTCTTGATAAGCTGTTGCGATTTGTATCCCAGCTCCATTCACACGCTCTGAAGAACCACATGCCAACATACGACGCGCGGTCAAAGGATTATCTAGGTTCCCTCGACAAGGACCACTGCCATGCTCCGCCTgtgcccctccgccccccccctccactcctcctccgcacgcTTTCCtgccacctctctctctctcgtgcatttgtgtgtggcggcggccttATCCATTGCTTGCGCTCCACCGTCACACCCCAACCCAACAGGGACGACTCAACGGCATCGTGTCTTGCTTCCCACCGCGAATAACGTGacgcgcaccgcacgcacccgcccgcccccctcgGTCGCTGTTTCCATTGTTCGGTTCTGCACCCGTGTTTTGTGCCCCTTCACTCCTTGACTCCGCCAAAACACATTCTCTGATGCAGAGAGGCAGACCATGGACCGAAATTGCCCTTCGTGCACCTCACGTCGCCGCGCATGCGCGCCGTGGCGACGCAGAgtgctgctcgtgtgtgCATGGGCAGTAACTGGGGTTCTGATAAGCAACTGCGCACTTGCCTGGCCACAGTTTCTTTACGTGAGGCGTCGCGAAGAGCTGCCTGCGCCAGTGCAGACGGATGCGGatgacgcgcacgcgcgtatATCCCCTCGGCTGTTCCCCGGTACAGAGGAGCGTGGAGAGCAAGCCCGCATGCTCTGGGCGGAGGCCGAGGCAAAGGGGCGACTGAGTCCGTGCTGGAAGCGCTCCCTGCAGCTTCTGCATGCCAAGTGCGCCGAGGTGCGGAACGAGGACACAATGCGCAGTCGACTGGCCCTCTTTATGGCCACGTGTGACGCGAGTAGCGACGGACGCGCCCACCCGAGCTTCCATTGTGGTGGCTCTGCTGCTACGCAGCTGTCAGAGCTGTCGGCTCATGCGGTGCGT
This sequence is a window from Leishmania mexicana MHOM/GT/2001/U1103 complete genome, chromosome 4. Protein-coding genes within it:
- a CDS encoding DNA topoisomerase type IB small subunit gives rise to the protein MQPAQSPPVAPPSVPAAAPKKTPIDISALKLKMSPSVRATLAAAGVLAQCPRSIEAADEDALLKLKPMKTMVPPVKKVVAPVATTAPPPKVRRVESSSTSSSDSSSSSSNDDSSSDGSSDSDSSSYSSDDRSSSSAESVVSGEATLFHIAQSQGLVNREILTQEEEEVPTLVPPRPPVVRSFPNDIGKALVRYRERLNREENIIRIKDDNKAVSLGTSKINYIDPRIICSWAKAQDVPINKIFSATIQKKFPWAMNAENFDF